The Candidatus Thermoplasmatota archaeon genome contains the following window.
GTCCATCCCCGCCGCCCCCGCCGTCCTCGCGCTCCTCGCCGGGTTCGGAGCCGCCCTCGCGCGCCGGCCGTAGCGTTCCGGAACCCTTACAACCGCGGCCGCGGCTCGCGGCCCGTGCACCCGGCCCCGGCGCTCGACGTCGTGCCGATCCTGGCCGCCGCCCTCGTGAACATCGTCGTGGGTTTCGTCTGGTACGCGCCGCCCGTCCTCGGAAACGCGTGGCTGAAAGAGCTGGGGAAGAAGCAGGAGGAGCTCGGCTCCCCCGGGCCCGCCTATGCGCTCGTGGTGGTGAGCGCTCTCGTCAGCGCCCTCGCGCTGAACTATGTCATCCACGGCATCTCGGGCGCCTCGCCCACCCTCCAGGACGGCGCCCTTGTAGGCCTCATCGTCGGCGTCGGGTTCGCCGCGACAGCCATGGGCGCGGAATCGATCTTCGGCGGCAAGAGCCTGAAACTTTACCTCATCAACGCCGGTTACCACGTGGTGGCGCTCGCGCTCGCCGGCGTCGTCGTCACCTTCCTCTGATGCCGACCTTCATCCTCCTCGCGCACCGGGCCTCGACCGCCCCCGCCTTCAGCCTGGACGATCTTCCGGGGTCCGGCGGCCGCATGGACATCGTGTGCCGCGTCGTGACAAGCGCCCTCCTCCATTCCCACGGCGTCCGGAGCGACGTGGAGGTCATCGCCCTCCTCCAGGGCCCCCCGGGCGCTCCCGTCGCGGTGCGCTTCGACGGCGCGAAGGTGCGCCGCCTGAACCCCGACGAGCGCAGCACGGCGGCGCTCGTCCGCCGCGCGCTCGCGACGCCCCGCACGGGACCCGTGTGGCGCGAAGCCTCCCCCGGGGTGAGCGTCGCGGACGCGACGCTCGCGGACCTCCTCGACACCCTCGCGACGCGCCCTCTCGTGCTCCTCGACGAAGGGGGCGACGACGCGCGCGCCGCGCCGCCGCCCGCGGACGCGGTGTATGTGATCGGCGACGACCAGGGATTCACGCCCGAAGAGGACGCCGAGGTCCGCGGCCGCGGCGCCCGGGCCGTGAGCCTCGGGCCGCGGTCGCTCCAGGCCGACCAGGCGGTCGTGGTGCTCCTGAACGAGCTGGACCGGGCCGGGGCGCGGTAGGCCTGCCGGGCCGGGGGTCGCGCCCCGTGGCCCGCGAACGAACGCCTCCGCTGAAGCAGTTGGAGCAGCGCGAAAAACTCTTGTCGTTGGGAGGCTGAAGAGAATGCGCGCGCTGCCGACGCGCGCATCCTAGCGAGACCGTATAACCTTTACGATCCGATCACGGGATTGTCGGATTTTCCGACAAGTTCCCTCCAATCTCACGGGATGAGCGACGCCGCCGCCTCGACCGCGAAGCCGTAGAACGGCGCCGGGTAGAGGCCGATCACGATCGTGCCGAGGAGCGCGATCGCGACGGCCGCGATGGCCGAGGCCGGGATCGCGAGGCGCGTCGTGGCGCCGCCCTCGTCCACGTACATCGTGCGCACGATGCGCGCGTAGTAGTAGAGCGAGATGGCGCTGTTCACGACGCCCGCGACCGCGAGCCACACGAACCAGCCGCCGGCCTGGATGGCCGCGCTGAAGAGCACGAACTTCGAGGCGAAGCCGGCAAACGGCGGGATGCCCGCGAACGAGAGCATGAAGATCGCCATCGCGAGGGCGAGGAAGGGCGCGCGCCGGGAGAGGCCGCGCCAGTCGTTCAGGTCCTCGCTCACGCCGAGCGTCGCGACGGCCGCGACCACGACGAAGGCGCCCGCCTTCATGAAGGCGTGCGTCGTGATGTGGAGGAGGCCGCCCGCGAGCGCGAACTGCGTCGCGATGGGAAGCGCGATGAGCATGTACCCTGCGTGCGCGATGGACGAATACGCGAGGAGCCGGCGCACGTTGGTCTGCGAGAGCGCGACGACGTTGCCGACCGTCATCGTCACGACCGCGAGGGCGGCCGCGAGGAACGTCCAGTTGGTCTGGACCGCGACGAGGCCGATGATGAAGATCTTGAAGATGGCCGCGAAGCCCATCTTCTTCGAGGCCGCCGCGAGGAAGGCCGACACCGTGGGCGGCGCGCCGTCGTACACGTCGACCGACCACATGTGGAACGGCACCGCGCTCACCTTGAACGCGAAGCCGGTGAGCACGAACACCCAGCCGAAGACGAGCGTCGGAGCGATGCGGCCCGTCGCGGGGTCGATGAGGCCCGGCGCGCCGACGAGGCCGCCCGAGAGGGCGTCGAGGTTCGTCGTGCCCGCGAGGCCGTAGATGAGCGAGATGCCGTAGAGCGTGACGGCGCTCGAGAGCGACCCGATCACGAAGTACTTCATCGCGGCCTCAGCGCTGTCGGGGGCCTTCTTGTAGAAGCCCGCGAGCGCGTACGTGCAGAAGCTCGCGAGCTCGAGGCCGACGAAGAGCGTGATGAGTTCGCGCGCGGAGGCGACGACCATCATGCCGAGCGTCGAGAACAGGATGAGCGCGTAGTACTCGCCCTGGTGGCGCTCGCGGATCGAGTGCGGGCTCGCGAGGACCACGATGCCCGCGACGAGGAGGAAGATGGCGGCGAAGAAGACCGAGAACGGCGTGACGTCGTACACGCCGTAGACCGTCGGGACGCCCGCGCTCGAAACCGGCAGGGCCTCGACGGCGTCGCGCACGTAGCCGAAGCCGGGGACGTCGTAGAGGCTCGCGAAGCTGAAGACGCCGGCGAGGACGATCGCGATGAGCGCGAAGCCCGCCATGCCCTGGCGCTTGAGGCCGAGCGTGCCGAGGATCGCGGCCGCGAGGCCGGCGATCGTGAGGATCGCAAGCGGCGTGAGGGCGATGATCTCGTTCGGGACGAGCGCCACTCAGGCCACCCCCATCGTGAGGAGAAGGGCGCGGACGGGGCCGTCGAGGACGTCCGTGAGCAGGCGCGGCCAGAGGCCGTAGAGGGCCGTGAACAGGAGCAGGATCGCCAGGGGGACCGCCTCGTGCCAGTGCAGGTCGTACGTGTGTCCGTAGTGGACGCCGGGCTTCTCCGTGAACGGGCCGAAGAAGGCGCGCTGGAGCGCCCACAGATAGTACGCGGCGGAGAGCACGAGGTAGACGAGCGGGATCAGGATGTAGATCCCGAAGGCTTCCCAGGTGGCGCCGTAGATCTGGAACTCCGCGATGAAGGCCGCAAGCCCCGGGAGGCCGAGACCCGCCATCGAGAAGATGACCATGTACGTCGCGGACTTCGGCAGCTTCGCCGCGAGGCCGCCCATCGACGGGATGTCGCGCGTGCCGAGGTTGTGCGCGAGCACGCCGCACAGCATGAAGAGCGCCGGACTGATGAAGCCGTGCGCGAGCATCATGAAGTTCGCTCCGACGAGGCCGAGCTCGCTGCCCGTGTGGACGGACGCCGCGATGCCAAGGAGCACGAGGCCCATCGACCCGATGGACGAGTACGCGACGAGCTTCTTGTAGTCGCGCTGCACGAGGCAGATCGCGGAGGCGTAGATCATGCTCGCGACCGCGATCACGAACATGAGGGGCACGAGCCACTGCGCGCCGAAGGGCGCGACGGGGAGCGCGATGCGGATGAGGCCGTACGAGCCCATCTTCAGCAGCACGCCCGCGAGGAGCACCGAGCCCGCCGTCGGCGCCTCGACGTGCGCGTCGGGGAGCCACGTGTGGAAGGGGAAGACGGGGAACTTCACCGCGAAGCCCACGAAGAGCGCGAGGAACACGATCTGCTGGAAGCCCTGGCTGAAGCGGCCGTTCGCGGCCACGATGTCCTCGATGGCGAAGGAGCGCGCGCCGGACGGGAATGCCTCGAAGTACAGCGCCATGAAGGCGAGCAGCATCACGAGCGAGGCCGTGAACGTGTAGATGAAGAACTTGATCGCCGCGTACTTCTTCCTCGGGCCGCCCCAGATGGCGATGAGGAAGTACATCGGGATGAGCACGAACTCCCAGAAGACGTAGAACAGGAAGAGGTCGAGCGCGCTGAACACGCCGAGGACGGCCGCGTTCAGGATCATGAGCATCGCGTGGAACGTGGAGGCGCGCTCCGTCTGGTCCCAGGCGAAGACGATGCCGAGCGTGACGAGGAGCGCCGTCAGGAAGAACATCGGCGCGCCGAGGCCGTCGAGACCGAAGATGATCTGGATGCCGAGGCCCGGGATCCACTGGTACTTCTCGTAGAAGCCGTAACCGGTCGCGGTCTTCGGGGCGTCGGCGAGCGTGATGAGGAGGTACGACGCGATCGCGAGCGGCACGAGGCTCGTCGCGAGCGCGACGACGCGCGCGATGCGGTGATCCTTCCGGCCGATCGCGAGCGTGAGGCCGGCGCCCGCGAGGGCGCTCAGGATGGCGATGGAGACGAGAGGCAATTCCATTCAGCTCCCTCCGAAGAACGAGATGCCGCGGTCGCGCAGGGCGTCCGTGAGGAGCGGCGCGTACACGATCGCGAGGATGATGAGGACGACGCCCGCGACGACCGCGAACGCGTAGTCCTGGACGTCGCCGGTCTGCCAGAACCTCCAGCGGTCGGCCGTCCTGCCGGTGCGGTTCGCGACGCCGTTCACGACGCCGTCGATGACGTGCTGGTCGAACCAGTCCTCGACGCGCGCCCAGCCGACGACGACCTTCTCCGCGAAGGCGTTGTAGGCGTGGTCGATGTAGTAGCGGTTCGCGAGGACCTTCGAGAAGCCCGTGAGCTCGTCGTCGGCCTTGAGGTTCTTCGCGACGCTCTTCGGTCCCCACCAGGCGTACGCGAGCCCGGCGCCGAGGAGCGCCACGGCGATGGAGGCGTAGGTGAGCGGGACCTCGAACGGGTGGAGGAGCGCCTTCACGAGGCCGCCGCCGTGCGCCTCGCCGTGGCCCGCGTCCGCGACGCCCGCGGCCGCGAGCGTCTCCGGGGAGGCCGCGACCAGGTTGTCCGCGGTGCCGCCCGCGAAGGCGAAGACGACGACGCCGCCCACGAGCGCCATCGCGCCGAGGAAGGCGAGGGGGACGGCCATCGTCCAGCCCGACTCGTGGATGTGGCTCTCGTGCGACCCGTGCTCGCGGTGGTGGCCGGCGTGCCCGTCGCGCGCCGCGCGCCAATCCTTGCCGCGGTACTCGCCCTCGAAGGTCATGAAGTACAGGCGGAACATGTAGTACGCCGTGAGGCCCGCCGTGAGGAGGCCGACGCCGTAGAGGACGTAGTAGATGGGCG
Protein-coding sequences here:
- a CDS encoding DUF1761 domain-containing protein, with translation MHPAPALDVVPILAAALVNIVVGFVWYAPPVLGNAWLKELGKKQEELGSPGPAYALVVVSALVSALALNYVIHGISGASPTLQDGALVGLIVGVGFAATAMGAESIFGGKSLKLYLINAGYHVVALALAGVVVTFL
- the trmY gene encoding tRNA (pseudouridine(54)-N(1))-methyltransferase TrmY, producing MPTFILLAHRASTAPAFSLDDLPGSGGRMDIVCRVVTSALLHSHGVRSDVEVIALLQGPPGAPVAVRFDGAKVRRLNPDERSTAALVRRALATPRTGPVWREASPGVSVADATLADLLDTLATRPLVLLDEGGDDARAAPPPADAVYVIGDDQGFTPEEDAEVRGRGARAVSLGPRSLQADQAVVVLLNELDRAGAR
- a CDS encoding NADH-quinone oxidoreductase subunit N — translated: MALVPNEIIALTPLAILTIAGLAAAILGTLGLKRQGMAGFALIAIVLAGVFSFASLYDVPGFGYVRDAVEALPVSSAGVPTVYGVYDVTPFSVFFAAIFLLVAGIVVLASPHSIRERHQGEYYALILFSTLGMMVVASARELITLFVGLELASFCTYALAGFYKKAPDSAEAAMKYFVIGSLSSAVTLYGISLIYGLAGTTNLDALSGGLVGAPGLIDPATGRIAPTLVFGWVFVLTGFAFKVSAVPFHMWSVDVYDGAPPTVSAFLAAASKKMGFAAIFKIFIIGLVAVQTNWTFLAAALAVVTMTVGNVVALSQTNVRRLLAYSSIAHAGYMLIALPIATQFALAGGLLHITTHAFMKAGAFVVVAAVATLGVSEDLNDWRGLSRRAPFLALAMAIFMLSFAGIPPFAGFASKFVLFSAAIQAGGWFVWLAVAGVVNSAISLYYYARIVRTMYVDEGGATTRLAIPASAIAAVAIALLGTIVIGLYPAPFYGFAVEAAASLIP
- a CDS encoding NADH-quinone oxidoreductase subunit M gives rise to the protein MELPLVSIAILSALAGAGLTLAIGRKDHRIARVVALATSLVPLAIASYLLITLADAPKTATGYGFYEKYQWIPGLGIQIIFGLDGLGAPMFFLTALLVTLGIVFAWDQTERASTFHAMLMILNAAVLGVFSALDLFLFYVFWEFVLIPMYFLIAIWGGPRKKYAAIKFFIYTFTASLVMLLAFMALYFEAFPSGARSFAIEDIVAANGRFSQGFQQIVFLALFVGFAVKFPVFPFHTWLPDAHVEAPTAGSVLLAGVLLKMGSYGLIRIALPVAPFGAQWLVPLMFVIAVASMIYASAICLVQRDYKKLVAYSSIGSMGLVLLGIAASVHTGSELGLVGANFMMLAHGFISPALFMLCGVLAHNLGTRDIPSMGGLAAKLPKSATYMVIFSMAGLGLPGLAAFIAEFQIYGATWEAFGIYILIPLVYLVLSAAYYLWALQRAFFGPFTEKPGVHYGHTYDLHWHEAVPLAILLLFTALYGLWPRLLTDVLDGPVRALLLTMGVA